The genomic window GGTCGGCGGTCGCGACGCGCCGCAAGACAATCGTCGGCATCGCAACGCGTCATCCGCCACACGAGCGTCACCCGTTCGTGACATCACGCATATGCGGAGCGATTTCCGGGGTAGGACTGGCGCGCTTCCCCGGGGCGCGAGTTGGATGGTGCTGCTTCGGGCTCGATGGACCGAGAACGCGGTGCGGGCCGCGGTGATCCGCGCACGGAGGCATACCAGCATGAGCTCTATCCAGCCGCACGCGCGTTGGACTCGCGCGTGGCGAATCGTCGCTCTTCTTCTCGTCGTCGGGCTGACGCCGTGCATTGCCGTGCGCGCGCGCCTCGCCGACGCCGTGAGCTCGACGAGCGCGAAGCCGAAGGTCCTCTTCCGAGACGACTTCAGAGGCAACAAGCTCGACGCGAAGAAGTGGAACCCGAGCTGGTTCGGACACGGCAACAGTCCGAGCAACCCCGTGAACAGCAAGGAAAACGACTGCTACGACCCGCGCCAGGCGATCGTGAAGAACAGCTATCTCGTGCTCGCCGCGGTGCCGCACAACTGTCTCGGGCGCGCGTACATGTCGGGACTCGTGAACACGAACGGCAAGTTCCACTACACCACGGGTGACCTGAAGGCTCGGGTGTGGCTGCCGCCGGGGCAGGGATCGACCGTCGACTGGCCCGGCATCTGGACGAACGGGCAGCACTGGCCCAACGACGGCGAGATCGACGTGCTCGAAGGGCTCGGCGGCAGTGACTGCTGGCACGTGCACACCACGCGGCCGACGGTGGGCGCGTGCACCTCGACGCGCGGCGGGTGGCACGTGGTCGAGCTCGATCGCACGAGGTCGTCGTTGACGTTCTTCTACGACGGCAAGAAGGTGGGCACCGCGTCGGCGAGCGCGTTCGCGAACAGCCCGCACTACCTCGTGCTGAACCTCGCGGTGTCGAAGTCGATCAGTCCACCCGAGAAGCCCGCGTTCATGCTCGTCGACTGGATCCAGGTCACGACCTGATCGTCACCGCAGCTTGTTGCGAATCGCGTTGTACGCGGGCTTCGCCTGGCCGCTCCACCGCAGGATGCCCATGTTGTCGACGAGATCCGACTTCTTCGTCGACGAGTCGCGTAGCTGGAAGATGAACATCGGCCCGGTGAACGACCACTTCTGCCAAGCCGTGATCGCGGCGACGAGGTCGTTCGCCTGCGTCTGCTCGCTCACCGCCTTCGAGCTCGTACCCGTCGGGTAGCCGATCTCGGTGCCCCAGATCTTCTTGTTGCCGTCGCCGACGTCGGCCATGAGCTTGTGCACGGTCGGCGTGTTGTAGAAGACGTTCCACGACGCCTTCTTCATCGGCGCGTACGGATACGAGTACGGATGCAGACCCAGCCCGTCGAAGTTGCCCTTCGCGCCGTGGTAGTAGAGCGCGACGATGAACGACATCGGCGAGAGGTCGTTGCCCCGATCCCTCGCCGGTGCGAGCCCGCCCGAGATCACCGTGGCGTTGCGATCGGCGCTCTTGATCGCCGGATACGCACGCCGCAGCAGGGCCGCGTACGCGACCGGGTCGGCCCGCGGCGCCCAGAACACCGCCAGGTTCGGCTCGTTCCAGATCTCCCACGTGTGCACACCCATCGGCGCGTACCGGCGCGCCGCCGCGCGCGCGAAGTTCGCGTAGTCGTTCGGGTTCTTCGGCGGGTCGTGCTCGTCGGGACCGCTGCGCGCCCATCGCGGCGCATAGGCGAGCATGCCGACCACGTGCAGATGATGTGCCTTGGCCGCCTTGACGAAGGCGTCGGTCGGACCCCAGTACCACGAGCCCGGTCCGCGGCTCTGGATCGACGACCAGAAGAAGTCGGCGCGCACCCACGTCATGCCCGCGGCCTGCATCGCGCCGAGATCCTGATTCAGCGCGGCCGGCCGCTCGTATGCGAGCCCGGGCTGCTGGCCGCCGATGCCCTGCACGCGTTGCTCGGCAACCGACTCGACCGCGCGCGCACGCGTCGGCACCACAGTCAGCGACGCTGCGATCGTGATCGTCGTCACCACGACGACAAGGCGCGTACGAACCCGCCCCGAGACGTTGTTCACCAGGGTCTCCAAACTGCGAGAGCCGATCCCCGCGCGCTTCGGCGCACAGCCTGTGCTGGTGTCGAAACGGTAGGCGCCGGCGGTACGCGGAGTCCACCCGTGCGCACTCGAAACGTGTCCCGCGGCGCGCCGAAGTGGGGCGGGTGACGTCTCGTGTCCGGCTGTGCCGATCGTGCAACGCGGTGGAATTCGGCGGCCGCTTCGCCGGCGAAGCGGAAGAATCGGCGGCCGTGTCTCATTCGAGAATGCACACCGACGAGGTCGAGATCGACGACGACCTCGTACGCGCGCTGCTCTCGCAGCAGTACCCCGAATGGGTGAGGCTGCCGCTCGAGCGCGTCGAATCGGCCGGCACCGACAACGCGATCTATCGACTCGGTGACGAGCTCGTCGTGCGGCTCCCGCGCATCGGATGGGCCGTGCACCAGGTCGAGATCGAACGCGAGTGGTTGCCGCGTCTCGCGCCGTCGTTGCCGCTCGAGATCCCGACACCCGTCGCGACCGGCGCGCCCGGCGCGGGCTATCCGTGGG from Acidimicrobiia bacterium includes these protein-coding regions:
- a CDS encoding glycoside hydrolase family 16 protein, which encodes MRARLADAVSSTSAKPKVLFRDDFRGNKLDAKKWNPSWFGHGNSPSNPVNSKENDCYDPRQAIVKNSYLVLAAVPHNCLGRAYMSGLVNTNGKFHYTTGDLKARVWLPPGQGSTVDWPGIWTNGQHWPNDGEIDVLEGLGGSDCWHVHTTRPTVGACTSTRGGWHVVELDRTRSSLTFFYDGKKVGTASASAFANSPHYLVLNLAVSKSISPPEKPAFMLVDWIQVTT
- a CDS encoding cellulase family glycosylhydrolase, producing MNNVSGRVRTRLVVVVTTITIAASLTVVPTRARAVESVAEQRVQGIGGQQPGLAYERPAALNQDLGAMQAAGMTWVRADFFWSSIQSRGPGSWYWGPTDAFVKAAKAHHLHVVGMLAYAPRWARSGPDEHDPPKNPNDYANFARAAARRYAPMGVHTWEIWNEPNLAVFWAPRADPVAYAALLRRAYPAIKSADRNATVISGGLAPARDRGNDLSPMSFIVALYYHGAKGNFDGLGLHPYSYPYAPMKKASWNVFYNTPTVHKLMADVGDGNKKIWGTEIGYPTGTSSKAVSEQTQANDLVAAITAWQKWSFTGPMFIFQLRDSSTKKSDLVDNMGILRWSGQAKPAYNAIRNKLR